ATGTCGTATATTAGCCATGAAATTCCTTTAAGGGATTTCGCCAAACCTATCAAATTAAAGGAGCCGTTCAAAGAGCGGCTCCTGTTTTTTTATCCTTCAGACGGGCAATGGCTTCAGGTAATTCATCCATTCGGTGAATGATGGCATCGGCATCGGGATAGTCGCCGTTTACGGCATCTTCATTAAAGAATACAGTTTTCATACCTGCAATATGGGCGCCTTCGATGTCCTTTTTGTAATTGTTTCCTATCATCGCGCAATCGGCGGCTGCAATACCTGTTCGCTCGGCTATTGTAAGAAAGAAACGGGGGTCCGGCTTTTCAAACCCTATATCTTTGGCTGAGAAAAAATCCGTAAAATATTTGTCGGCGCCAACTCTTTGCAGCGCACGGATAACAGCAGGTGTATCCGACTGACCGGGGTTGGTGGCAATAACGCAGGGTATTTCCGGCGAAAGTCTTATCAGTGCCGCTTCGGCGCCGGGTATCCATTCCACATGTTCCCAGTCGCACATCATTCCGGGCATATCGGGGTCATCGCGCATTACCGTATCGCCCAAATCCCACAGGAGTAAACGTATCATGACTATAATTTCAGTAAAACAGAAAACGCTATTTTGTGTTTGAAACGTGTTGTTCGAGCCAGTTCAGCAAATCGCCGATAACCTCGTCGCGGTTAATTTCGTTCAGCATTTCATGACGGCCACCTTCATACAATTTCAATGTAACATCTTTCATCTCGCATTCTTCGAAAATCTGCGCCACCTTGGCAGGTCCTTTGGAATAATGCCCTACAGGGTCCATGCTTCCCGAGAAAATATAGACCGGCAAATCGACCGGGATTTCCAGAATATTCTTTGTTTTCTGTATGAATTTTAATCCGGTAAAAAGATTGGCAAACATCTTGGCCGTGCAAACAAATCCACAGCGGTCGTCGGCAATGTAAGCATCAACAATTGCCTCATCATGAGTCAGCCAGTCAAATTTTGTTCTGACCGGAGATATCCGGGCATTGAAACTGCCAAACGACATTTTATCAAGCAGATTGCTGCGGAAATTGTTACCTGCAAAAAATGACTGAATGCCCGCAATAGCTCTGCCTGCCTTCAGCAGCATCCCCGGATTCCAGGTGGTACCTGATAATATCAGTCCATGAATGTCTTTGGGATAAATACTCGCATAGGTGCGGGCAATAAATGAGCCCATACTGTGCCCCAGTAAAATATGAGGAACTCCGGAATACTCCCATTTAATGTTTCCCGTGAGCTTTTTGAGGTCATCAACAACCTTGAACCAGCCATCGGAATTATAGAAAAAGCCTGTGTCTTCAATGTTTTTACATGTTTTCCCGTGTCCGGCCAAATCACTGGCATACACCACATATCCCCGGTCGGTCAGTGCCTTTGCCAGATATTCATAGCGGCCGGCGTGTTCGGCCATGCCGTGGAATATATGAATCACGGCTCTTGGGCGCTGCTCATCGGGCAACCAGCGATAAACGTACTGGTCTTTAACTTTATTCGGTAAGATGAAATGACTCGTTCGCATCGAAATTTATTTCACGAAAGTATAAACCCACAAATAATCAAAATCTGAGCAAAAAGATAGGATGCCATAATATAAACCCCGCCTTTGCTGATTTTTGCTTTGAAACTGTGGAAAGCTAACATAGAATCTGAGAGTATGAAGAATAGAGAACCTATAAAGGGCATCCAACCTGCAACACCTTCGTTCTGGCTCATATTCAGAAGGCAGAGGAAACTCATGAGCAGCAAACCCAGAATGTACACCAGAACCGGTATTTTCATTTCTTTAAGATACCTGAACAGCAATCCGTATACCATGGCGCCCAGACCAACATAACCGGCTATTCCGCCATATACCAGGGCAGGTTGGATAAATAACCAGTCAATATTGCTGCCCAGATAAATTGAATACATCAGCTGGGTAATAAAAAAAGCGAACAATCCTGCTGCAAACAGAAGCTTTTTCTGATTCCAGAGCAGGCAAACATCACCAATAAAGGAAAATACTAAGGCCGTAATAATTAACGGGCTGACCTGATACGCATTCAGATAATAAAAAGCAGCCAGAAGCGGCATGAGAAGCGGCTTCGCAAAATAACGTATGCGCTGATCATCGTTAATCTCTGCTATCAGGATTCCGATAGTTGAAAAGGCGAAAAGCACCATGACAATCCAGATAAACATAGCTCAAATTATTAGTTCCGATAACTGCTCCGCGAGAATACACAATTTATAAAACATTCATTTACCGCAATATATAAAACCTTTAATGCAAATAAACATTTTCAAAACCACATCGGCTTAGAGCCGGATAAAATTACAGAATATTACCTTTTGTTGCTCAAAAATATTAAAACTAATTGGAATATCCTTTTCAAAACCGTAAATTTGCGTATTGTCTCAATTTTGTAAAATAATGTGGGCGAACCGCTTCTATATATCCCTGTTTATTGCAGGTCTTTGCCCGGGATTTTTCTCTTTCCCGGTGAGCGCCCAGAATGTTTTCATTAACGAAGTGCTTACAAGCCCGCCCGCGGGCTCCTATTCTACCACCAATGCCAATTCTCTGTATAATACAGGCAGCAACGACCTTCCGCCATTCAATCAGGAATGGATAGAGCTTTACAACCCGTCGCCCTGCGATTCGGTTGATATCAGCTGTTATACCTTAGGTTCCAATATGGAGCCTCCGGCGGGCAGCAATTATACAAACTGGGGAGCATTTACCTTTCCCGCAGGAACAAAAATCCCGCCGCTGGGTTTCTTCATTATCGGAGGGAATGACTCTCAGGTGCCTCATTTAGATATTGATATCAATTATTACCGTCAGAATTTTTTCGGCACTCAATACCTTGATGGATGCCTTGAACGCTGGTTTCTACGTGATGAATACGGGTGGATAGCGTTGTACAACCCATCGGGGGGGCCGGTAGATGCGGTTTACTGGGACGCCTATAACAATCCCGGCAGTCTCTATTCTGAGGAAGAATATCTGCACCCGATTGTCACAACTACCAGCTGTTCGGGCACACAGATTCTTGCATCTGCAGCAACCATTGCCGGCATTGAATACGCCGGTTCGCCTGCTCCCGGAAGCTATATGTCGTTTCAGCGCACCGTTGACGGTGGCAGCCAGTGGTTTAGCAGTCC
The DNA window shown above is from Bacteroidota bacterium and carries:
- a CDS encoding HAD family hydrolase is translated as MIRLLLWDLGDTVMRDDPDMPGMMCDWEHVEWIPGAEAALIRLSPEIPCVIATNPGQSDTPAVIRALQRVGADKYFTDFFSAKDIGFEKPDPRFFLTIAERTGIAAADCAMIGNNYKKDIEGAHIAGMKTVFFNEDAVNGDYPDADAIIHRMDELPEAIARLKDKKTGAAL
- a CDS encoding lysophospholipase — protein: MRTSHFILPNKVKDQYVYRWLPDEQRPRAVIHIFHGMAEHAGRYEYLAKALTDRGYVVYASDLAGHGKTCKNIEDTGFFYNSDGWFKVVDDLKKLTGNIKWEYSGVPHILLGHSMGSFIARTYASIYPKDIHGLILSGTTWNPGMLLKAGRAIAGIQSFFAGNNFRSNLLDKMSFGSFNARISPVRTKFDWLTHDEAIVDAYIADDRCGFVCTAKMFANLFTGLKFIQKTKNILEIPVDLPVYIFSGSMDPVGHYSKGPAKVAQIFEECEMKDVTLKLYEGGRHEMLNEINRDEVIGDLLNWLEQHVSNTK
- a CDS encoding lysoplasmalogenase, producing MFIWIVMVLFAFSTIGILIAEINDDQRIRYFAKPLLMPLLAAFYYLNAYQVSPLIITALVFSFIGDVCLLWNQKKLLFAAGLFAFFITQLMYSIYLGSNIDWLFIQPALVYGGIAGYVGLGAMVYGLLFRYLKEMKIPVLVYILGLLLMSFLCLLNMSQNEGVAGWMPFIGSLFFILSDSMLAFHSFKAKISKGGVYIMASYLFAQILIICGFILS